From Candidatus Poribacteria bacterium, a single genomic window includes:
- a CDS encoding ribonuclease HII, whose translation MEMNVFELACQQNGYKQIAGIDEAGRGALAGPVIAAAVILPINCGIKGLRDSKQLSPKQRASLFNEIHDVAVSIGVGSVNHRLIDRLNVLQATLLAMREAVEKLTPSPDYLLVDGLNLPDAGIEGEAIPKGDSKSYSIAAASIVAKITRDRRMVELDRTYPNYGFSQHKGYPTSQHRQAISEFGASDIHRRTFKLLPDA comes from the coding sequence ATGGAGATGAACGTTTTTGAACTCGCATGCCAACAAAACGGCTACAAACAGATTGCTGGCATTGACGAGGCGGGTCGAGGTGCATTGGCAGGTCCCGTCATTGCCGCAGCAGTCATTTTACCAATCAATTGCGGCATTAAAGGGTTGCGAGATTCAAAGCAGTTGTCTCCGAAGCAACGTGCCTCTCTGTTTAACGAAATCCATGACGTTGCTGTATCCATAGGTGTCGGTTCCGTTAATCATCGCCTTATTGATCGTTTGAATGTTCTTCAAGCGACGCTTTTGGCGATGCGAGAGGCGGTTGAAAAACTGACCCCATCCCCGGATTACTTGCTTGTTGACGGCTTGAATTTACCTGACGCAGGAATTGAGGGTGAAGCAATTCCGAAGGGCGATAGCAAAAGTTATTCTATTGCCGCAGCCTCTATTGTCGCCAAAATCACTCGGGACCGGCGCATGGTTGAGTTGGATCGCACCTATCCCAACTACGGATTTTCGCAACACAAAGGGTATCCCACATCCCAACATCGACAGGCGATTTCCGAGTTTGGCGCATCGGATATCCATCGTCGCACCTTTAAACTCCTTCCCGACGCTTGA
- the rplS gene encoding 50S ribosomal protein L19, with translation MNLIESVENQYVKSDIPEFGPGDVVKVNIRIREGQKERIQAYEGTVIRRAHGGLKETFTVRRVAFGAGSERTFPLHSPNIESIQVIRYGAVRRAKLYYLRDRTGRAARVKERRR, from the coding sequence ATGAATTTAATTGAATCTGTCGAAAATCAATATGTGAAGAGTGATATTCCTGAGTTTGGTCCTGGGGATGTAGTCAAGGTGAATATTCGTATCCGTGAAGGTCAGAAAGAACGCATTCAGGCGTATGAGGGCACCGTGATCCGCCGTGCCCATGGTGGATTAAAGGAGACGTTTACGGTTCGGCGTGTGGCATTCGGGGCTGGAAGTGAAAGGACTTTCCCTCTCCATTCTCCTAATATTGAAAGCATTCAGGTGATTCGATACGGTGCTGTTCGTCGCGCGAAGTTATATTACCTACGCGATCGGACCGGAAGAGCTGCCCGCGTCAAAGAACGTAGAAGATAA
- the trmD gene encoding tRNA (guanosine(37)-N1)-methyltransferase TrmD, which translates to MRIDVLALFPEIIAPALNTGILKRVQDADKLTVNLYNLRDWATDRHKSVDDYPYGGGAGMILKPEPIFAAIATLNPETNANVVYLTPQGNPLTQAVVESLSLETHLILLCGRYKGVDERVRHRLVTTEISIGDYVLSGGEIAALVLIDAIGRVLPGALGDYESAHVDSFSHELLDHPHYTRPAEFGGSTVPEVLLSGHHENIEKWRYAEALKRTAACRPDLLQRLELSEEDIAILRAAGLWNEN; encoded by the coding sequence ATGCGAATTGATGTTCTTGCCCTGTTTCCAGAGATAATCGCGCCAGCGTTGAACACCGGCATCCTCAAGCGTGTTCAGGACGCCGATAAACTCACTGTCAATCTCTATAACCTACGGGATTGGGCAACCGATAGACATAAGTCGGTTGATGATTATCCTTATGGCGGTGGCGCGGGAATGATTCTTAAGCCGGAACCTATTTTCGCAGCGATCGCGACGTTGAATCCAGAAACGAATGCAAACGTTGTCTATTTGACACCACAAGGGAATCCCTTAACGCAAGCGGTTGTGGAGTCCCTCTCCTTGGAAACACACCTCATTCTTTTGTGTGGACGCTACAAAGGCGTTGATGAACGGGTGCGCCACCGGTTGGTGACAACTGAGATTTCTATTGGTGACTATGTGTTGAGCGGTGGGGAAATTGCTGCGCTCGTTTTGATTGATGCGATTGGGCGTGTCCTTCCCGGTGCCCTCGGCGATTACGAGTCAGCACATGTCGATTCGTTCAGCCATGAGTTACTCGACCATCCACACTATACGCGACCTGCTGAATTCGGGGGTAGCACTGTCCCTGAGGTGCTTTTGAGTGGTCATCACGAGAATATTGAGAAATGGCGGTATGCGGAGGCACTCAAACGGACAGCAGCGTGCCGCCCGGATCTACTTCAGAGATTGGAGTTGAGCGAAGAGGATATAGCGATTCTCAGAGCAGCAGGATTATGGAACGAAAATTAA
- a CDS encoding KH domain-containing protein produces the protein MFKDLIEYIVKSLVDYPDQVVVREVTGETVVIVEVTVTEEDLGKIIGRYGRTLKAIRSVLYTAGLQANKKVILELIENPKSDAEIRE, from the coding sequence ATGTTCAAAGATTTGATTGAATACATCGTAAAATCTCTCGTTGATTATCCCGACCAGGTGGTCGTTCGTGAAGTAACTGGCGAAACGGTCGTTATCGTTGAGGTGACTGTCACAGAGGAAGATCTGGGGAAGATTATCGGTAGATATGGGCGAACGCTTAAAGCGATAAGAAGTGTCCTCTATACCGCGGGGTTGCAAGCCAACAAAAAGGTTATTCTCGAACTGATTGAAAACCCGAAATCAGACGCGGAGATTAGAGAATAG
- the rpsP gene encoding 30S ribosomal protein S16, translated as MAVRIRLQRHGRKKRPFYRLVAADARAQRDGVFLERLGHYNPMTEPADIVIDEEKALKWLRRGAQPSDTAKRLLTMHGILMKFEYEKLGKPMPGSEVVEEVEKTEEVEPTETQDETSETDTSSDEATPDEETQESEEK; from the coding sequence TTGGCAGTTAGAATTAGATTACAACGACACGGTAGAAAGAAACGTCCTTTTTATCGACTTGTCGCGGCGGATGCACGTGCCCAACGGGATGGCGTGTTTTTGGAACGCCTCGGTCATTACAATCCTATGACGGAGCCCGCTGATATTGTCATTGATGAAGAGAAAGCCTTAAAGTGGTTACGGCGGGGCGCGCAACCTTCCGATACCGCAAAGCGATTACTCACCATGCACGGGATTTTGATGAAATTCGAGTACGAAAAATTAGGAAAACCCATGCCGGGGAGTGAAGTCGTCGAAGAAGTCGAAAAAACGGAGGAAGTCGAACCTACAGAGACGCAGGACGAAACGTCTGAAACGGACACCTCGTCCGACGAAGCAACACCCGATGAGGAAACCCAGGAGTCCGAAGAAAAGTAG